The genomic window GCTTCAAAATCACCATTGTCTATAAGATTGAGAGTACTCACGCCACTCGTGGTGAGCGTGTAGGTATATCTGCCAGGTGGAGCGATTACAAGGGGATTTAAACTGTTGGGATCACTCAGATATGTCCTCGGATTCCAAGAGAACATGCTACCATTAGCATTGCCCTGAAGTTCAGGAGGCATCGAGGGATCACATGTAAACTGATCAGGGCCGGCATCTGCATCAACGCTACACTGAGCCATTAAAAAGACAGAAGAATGCAGCATTCCAAGCAAAAGCAATAACTTTAAAATCCATTTCTCAAGCACAAATGCTAAAGTAAGAATTTTCTAATTGGAACCAAGGAAATTTATCCTAAAAATGAAACTGAATCTTTCATAAACATTATTCCAATCCTATCCTGTCTTTTTTGGATAAGCCTTTGACAACCTGAGAATAACTGTGATCTATCAATTCCTTCAATATTTTGTCTGAAAGCTTCCCTTCAAAATCTACTGTGTTCCAATGTCTCTTATTCATATGATATCCAGGCTGGACTTCTTCATACTTGTCCCGGATCTCGTCGATGAGATTTGTATCATACTTGAGATTGACCTGCAGGTGACCTGCTTCCAAACCTGTCAAGGCAAATATCTTTCCCTTTACCCTGAAGACTAGAGTTTCTTCACCAAAAGGAAAGTCATGAGACGTAAAAGGTTTGGATAAGCAATACTGCATAAAGCTGTCAATATTCATAATTTCATATGGATAACTGTAAAAATAAGAAATCACTGTAACTTTACGTAATGAGGTGGAAACAAATACTCTTAGCACTAACATGGATATTCAGCTTAGAATATGGGGCCGCGCAATGGCACAACCAAACTTTATACCCTAACGACTCAGGATTAATACTGATAACAAAACTGGTCAATGATTTCAAACCTTCAATAGTTCTGGATTACTCTCCAGCTCGGGTAAAAATGTACACAGAAATTTACAACGAGGCAGATACGGTCAGATGTGTTTATACAAAACATGCACTCTATGTCAACCATCTGAGTCAAGATGCAATCGCAGATCTATATAAAAATGGAAATCCAAATGGCATCACATGTGAGCATACATTTCCACAGAGCATGGGTGCTGAAACAGGAAATGCAAGATCAGACATGCATCATCTCTATCCAAGTAGAGCAGCCGTAAACGAAGCAAGATGGAATTATCCCTATTCTGAAATCGACGACACAAAAACAAAACACTGGTTCTATAAATCCACTGATCTCATTTTGAAACCAGGAAAAGAAATCAATGAATATAGCGAATCTATAGATGGTTTTTTTGAACCCAGAGAAGATCACAAAGGAAATGTTGCTCGAGCGATATTTTATTTTTTCACGATGTACGAATTACAATCCAACAAAAGTTTTTTTGAAGGCATGAAAAAAACTCTTTGTGATTGGCACCTTCAGGATCCTGTAGATTCATTGGAATGGGCAAGGACATATGCGATTGCAAAGTATCAGGAAAACAAAGCTAATCCTTTTGTTTTGGATTGTAGTCTCACCCGACGGACATATTGCCCACAATCTGCTGTTTGTAAAACTACAGAATCATATTTTTTAGATGATATTTCTGTTCAACTATTTCCAAATCCAAGCCAGGATTTTTTTGAAGTGATTACCGACCAAAGTTTTGATATCAGGTCTCTTCAAATTTCAGATATGGAAGGCATTTCTAAGTCACTGAATTTTGAAAAATATGAAAACAGGTACCAAGTAAGATTAAATGATATTTCACCAGGATTATATCTTTTGAGAATCACATCTCAAGATGGAAAATTCATTCTTAAAAAATTAATCATCAGGTAGCGGAAGGGATTCAACATTCATAGTGAGATCTTGATCGATTCATCATGGGGATGATAAAATAAGTTCGTGGATATAGCGCTTTATTTTGGTAATCGCTCCGACTTCCAGGGTGAAATAAATTTGGAATTTCATTTATAAATTTATATCTTTGAATCATTAGCATAACCAAATCCTGAATAGTATCATGAAATCCTATATTTATTATTTTATTCTAATCTTAACTGTCTTTTTCCATGGCTGTTGTGCTGATTGCCATAGTCCTTGTGCACAAGCTTTAGAGGCATATCAAATCAATTTTTTTTGTTATGTTTTTGACAAAGAAACCAATGAATCGATCGTAGGTCATTGTCTTGACTGCCCCTACTCTGATAAGGTATCCACACTGGTCGATATGTACGGAGATACGATTAGAACAGAGGGGACTATAGATACCGATGGTGCGATGAGATTCTTACTTATTAAACATGGCCGCGACAGTGTAAACTAT from Saprospiraceae bacterium includes these protein-coding regions:
- a CDS encoding MmcQ/YjbR family DNA-binding protein — encoded protein: MNIDSFMQYCLSKPFTSHDFPFGEETLVFRVKGKIFALTGLEAGHLQVNLKYDTNLIDEIRDKYEEVQPGYHMNKRHWNTVDFEGKLSDKILKELIDHSYSQVVKGLSKKDRIGLE
- a CDS encoding endonuclease, with the translated sequence MRWKQILLALTWIFSLEYGAAQWHNQTLYPNDSGLILITKLVNDFKPSIVLDYSPARVKMYTEIYNEADTVRCVYTKHALYVNHLSQDAIADLYKNGNPNGITCEHTFPQSMGAETGNARSDMHHLYPSRAAVNEARWNYPYSEIDDTKTKHWFYKSTDLILKPGKEINEYSESIDGFFEPREDHKGNVARAIFYFFTMYELQSNKSFFEGMKKTLCDWHLQDPVDSLEWARTYAIAKYQENKANPFVLDCSLTRRTYCPQSAVCKTTESYFLDDISVQLFPNPSQDFFEVITDQSFDIRSLQISDMEGISKSLNFEKYENRYQVRLNDISPGLYLLRITSQDGKFILKKLIIR